One genomic window of uncultured Erythrobacter sp. includes the following:
- the leuB gene encoding 3-isopropylmalate dehydrogenase: MKIAVLPGDGIGPEVTAEAVAVLETLGLPGLTLFTGDVGGAAYHRHGHPLPEETLVMARAADAILFGAVGDPTCDALERHLRPEQAILGLRKHLGLFANLRPARVFAGLEHLSPLRADIAARLDMLIVRELTGDVYFGAKGQRTNDAGEREGWDAMSYADSEVRRIAHVAFRAAASSGLPLTSVDKANVLETSQLWRDVVVEVAAEYPGVTLDHMYVDNAAMQVVSHPERFGVVLTGNLFGDILSDLASAAVGSIGLLPSASLGERETAHGTFGLYEPIHGSAPDIAGQGKANPMATILSAAMMLRHSFGLEAEAVRIEAAVGKALADGILGGDLGGSHGTAAIGAAVRERL, encoded by the coding sequence ATGAAGATCGCAGTCCTGCCCGGCGACGGGATCGGCCCCGAGGTCACGGCAGAGGCCGTGGCGGTGCTGGAAACACTCGGTTTGCCGGGATTGACGCTGTTTACCGGCGATGTCGGCGGCGCGGCCTATCATCGCCACGGGCACCCGCTGCCCGAAGAGACGCTGGTGATGGCGCGCGCGGCGGACGCGATCCTGTTTGGCGCGGTGGGCGATCCGACCTGCGACGCGTTGGAGCGTCACCTGCGCCCGGAGCAGGCGATCCTTGGCCTGCGCAAACATCTTGGCCTGTTCGCCAACCTGCGCCCGGCGCGGGTGTTTGCCGGGCTGGAGCACCTTTCGCCGCTGCGGGCTGACATCGCGGCGCGGCTCGACATGCTGATCGTGCGCGAACTGACCGGCGACGTCTATTTCGGTGCCAAGGGCCAGCGCACCAATGACGCAGGCGAGCGTGAGGGCTGGGACGCGATGTCCTATGCCGACAGCGAAGTGCGCCGCATTGCTCATGTCGCTTTCCGTGCGGCGGCAAGTTCGGGCCTGCCGCTGACCAGTGTCGACAAGGCCAATGTGCTCGAAACCAGCCAATTGTGGCGCGATGTGGTTGTGGAAGTGGCGGCGGAATACCCCGGCGTCACGCTCGATCACATGTATGTCGATAATGCGGCGATGCAGGTCGTGAGCCACCCTGAACGCTTCGGCGTGGTGCTGACCGGCAACCTGTTCGGCGATATTCTGAGCGATCTGGCGAGCGCCGCGGTCGGCTCCATCGGCCTGCTGCCGAGCGCTTCGCTGGGCGAGCGTGAGACCGCGCATGGCACCTTCGGCCTCTATGAACCGATTCACGGCAGCGCGCCGGATATTGCCGGGCAGGGCAAGGCCAACCCGATGGCGACGATCCTGTCCGCGGCCATGATGCTGCGCCATTCTTTCGGCCTTGAAGCTGAGGCGGTGCGGATCGAAGCGGCGGTTGGCAAGGCGCTCGCCGACGGCATCCTCGGCGGCGATCTGGGCGGCAGTCACGGCACGGCGGCGATCGGCGCTGCGGTGCGCGAACGGCTCTGA
- a CDS encoding recombination protein O N-terminal domain-containing protein, with product MNLRAPAILLASRHQGETGAIARLLTAEHGLIAAYVAGGRGRQMRAVMVPGNRVAVELTTRSANQLPFARLELEHSRAALMTEPLPAAAIQWVCGLSATALPERQAYPDLYEALDALLGAIAVAPSARGWVSGLIAYETMLLRELGYGGGALLDAPDWPAQAALLGILERQLSHYLLAGHKGDVMGARRLLTERLARMG from the coding sequence ATGAACCTGCGCGCCCCTGCCATTCTGCTCGCCTCACGCCATCAGGGCGAGACCGGGGCGATTGCGCGGCTGCTGACGGCTGAGCATGGCCTGATCGCCGCCTACGTCGCTGGCGGACGCGGGCGGCAGATGCGGGCGGTGATGGTGCCGGGTAACCGGGTCGCGGTCGAGCTTACCACCCGTTCGGCCAACCAGCTGCCCTTCGCGCGGCTTGAGCTGGAACACTCCCGCGCCGCCTTGATGACCGAGCCGCTGCCGGCCGCCGCGATCCAGTGGGTGTGCGGGCTTTCTGCGACCGCCTTGCCCGAACGTCAGGCCTATCCCGACCTCTATGAAGCGCTCGACGCGCTGCTGGGCGCGATTGCCGTGGCCCCCTCGGCGCGCGGGTGGGTGAGCGGGCTGATCGCTTACGAAACGATGCTGCTGCGCGAATTGGGCTACGGCGGCGGGGCGCTGCTCGATGCGCCCGATTGGCCCGCGCAAGCCGCTTTGCTGGGGATACTCGAGCGCCAACTCTCGCACTACCTGCTTGCAGGCCACAAGGGCGATGTTATGGGCGCGCGCAGGCTGCTGACCGAACGGTTGGCGCGCATGGGGTGA
- a CDS encoding accessory factor UbiK family protein, with the protein MQSQNPIIADLVKLANSAAGTMAGMSREARESARERLREAFGGIDFVSREEFETVKAMAQKAREQADALEARLAALEAKNTSN; encoded by the coding sequence ATGCAAAGCCAGAACCCGATCATCGCCGACCTCGTCAAACTCGCCAATAGCGCCGCCGGAACCATGGCGGGCATGAGCCGCGAAGCCCGCGAAAGCGCGCGCGAACGGCTGCGTGAAGCGTTCGGCGGGATCGATTTCGTGAGCCGCGAGGAATTCGAAACGGTCAAGGCGATGGCCCAAAAGGCCCGCGAGCAGGCCGATGCGCTTGAAGCCCGGCTGGCTGCGCTGGAAGCCAAGAATACCTCCAACTAA